A part of Kitasatospora acidiphila genomic DNA contains:
- a CDS encoding isovaleryl-CoA dehydrogenase: MPHTHEVTNQVPLPYGHNTAEDPAMLAALHRAGADWVLPELHELGRLAGTEQAAEWGRLANENEPVLHTHDRFGHRIDEVEFHPAWHELMTIAVEHGLHAAPWQDARPGAHTARAAKFYLWSQVEAGHGCPISMTYAAVPALRTTPELAGWLEPLLAARHYDFGLREPHGKRGLIAGMSMTEKQGGSDVRTNTTVALPAGDGTYHLTGHKWFTSAPMSDVFLTLAQAPGGLSCFVLPRVLPDGTRNALRIQRLKDKLGNRSNASCELEYEEAVGWLVGEEGRGVRTIIEMVNMTRLDCTLGAAAGMRVAVQRAVQHATHRKAFGAELIHQPLMRNVLADLSLESEAATTVALRLAEATDRSLGGDEDEADFRRLALAVTKYWTCKRGPAHAAEALECLGGNGYAEESGMPRIYREAPLVSIWEGSGNVAALDALRAMARNPRSVDAYFAELEAAAGADRHLDAAVAGLRKQLGDTSELEYRTRRVVEQMAVTLQAALLVRHAPAAVADAFCASRLGGDHGAAFGTLPTGVDTETLISRAAMVQA; the protein is encoded by the coding sequence GTGCCGCACACCCACGAGGTCACCAACCAGGTTCCGCTGCCGTACGGGCACAACACCGCCGAGGACCCGGCCATGCTCGCCGCGCTGCACCGGGCCGGGGCCGACTGGGTGCTGCCGGAGCTGCACGAGCTGGGCCGGCTGGCCGGCACCGAGCAGGCCGCCGAGTGGGGGCGCCTCGCCAACGAGAACGAGCCGGTGCTGCACACCCACGACCGGTTCGGCCACCGGATCGACGAGGTCGAGTTCCACCCGGCCTGGCACGAGCTGATGACCATCGCCGTCGAGCACGGCCTGCACGCCGCGCCCTGGCAGGACGCCCGCCCCGGCGCGCACACCGCCCGGGCCGCCAAGTTCTACCTGTGGAGCCAGGTCGAGGCCGGGCACGGCTGCCCGATCTCGATGACCTACGCCGCCGTCCCGGCCCTGCGCACCACCCCCGAGCTGGCCGGCTGGCTGGAGCCGCTGCTGGCCGCCCGGCACTACGACTTCGGCCTGCGCGAGCCGCACGGCAAGCGCGGCCTGATCGCCGGCATGTCGATGACCGAGAAGCAGGGCGGCTCGGACGTGCGCACCAACACCACGGTGGCGCTGCCGGCCGGCGACGGCACCTACCACCTCACCGGGCACAAGTGGTTCACCTCGGCGCCGATGTCCGACGTCTTCCTGACCCTGGCCCAGGCGCCGGGCGGGCTGAGCTGCTTCGTGCTGCCCCGGGTGCTGCCGGACGGCACCCGCAACGCCCTGCGGATCCAGCGGCTCAAGGACAAGCTCGGCAACCGCTCCAACGCCTCCTGTGAGCTGGAGTACGAGGAGGCGGTCGGCTGGCTGGTCGGCGAGGAGGGGCGCGGGGTGCGGACCATCATCGAGATGGTCAACATGACCCGCCTGGACTGCACTCTGGGCGCCGCGGCCGGCATGCGGGTGGCCGTCCAGCGGGCCGTGCAGCACGCCACCCACCGCAAGGCCTTCGGCGCCGAGCTGATCCACCAGCCGCTGATGCGCAACGTGCTGGCCGACCTGTCCCTGGAGTCGGAGGCGGCCACCACCGTCGCGCTGCGCCTCGCCGAGGCCACCGACCGGTCGCTGGGCGGCGACGAGGACGAGGCCGACTTCCGCCGGCTGGCGCTGGCCGTCACCAAGTACTGGACCTGCAAGCGCGGTCCGGCGCACGCCGCCGAGGCGCTGGAGTGCCTGGGCGGCAACGGCTACGCGGAGGAGTCCGGCATGCCCCGGATCTACCGGGAGGCGCCGCTGGTCTCGATCTGGGAGGGCTCGGGCAATGTCGCGGCGCTTGACGCGCTGCGCGCGATGGCCCGCAACCCGCGCTCGGTGGACGCCTACTTCGCCGAGCTGGAGGCGGCAGCCGGGGCCGACCGCCATCTGGACGCGGCCGTCGCCGGGCTGCGCAAGCAGCTCGGCGACACCAGCGAGCTGGAGTACCGCACCCGGCGGGTGGTGGAGCAGATGGCCGTCACGCTGCAGGCCGCGCTGCTGGTCCGGCACGCCCCGGCTGCGGTGGCCGACGCGTTCTGCGCCTCCCGGCTGGGCGGCGACCACGGCGCCGCCTTCGGCACGCTGCCGACCGGGGTGGACACCGAGACGCTGATCAGCCGGGCCGCGATGGTCCAGGCGTGA
- a CDS encoding glycoside hydrolase family 15 protein gives MTRFVAPEGVGEVIDFMVPIASNAPAARHRLTRVARVVRGSLPFELLCRPRFDYGRASHTLSRLDDGSIVFHGPDTDLHVQATAPVRLHADGSDVSARFTLDAGESAAVLLTAETGERGGQPGGSPPTTEEVAAAFDACRDFWLTWLRSCRYKGRWHEMVIRSAITLKLLTYAPTGAPIAAATMGLPEQVGGERNWDYRYTWVRDGSLSVRALIDLGFTAEANAFRRWLRERLEADGTATGELLQIMYRVDGEPQLAEEVIEHLEGYRRSAPVRAGNAAADQLQLDIYGEAAYAIAQSEDIGDVRGWHVLAELIDWLCEHWDRPDEGIWETRGGRHNFTYSRLMTWVAFDRAIRMAATHARPADLVRWREARDAVFRQIIERGWSDKRAAFVQHYDTDVLDASLLLMPRVGFLSPTDRDWLSTLDAMGEELVSDSLVYRYDPAASPDGLRGSEGTFSLCSFLYVEALARSGRVHQARYAFDKMLTYANHVGLFAEEIGPSGEQLGNFPQAFTHLALVAAALALDEELDRAERSRA, from the coding sequence ATGACCCGGTTCGTGGCCCCGGAGGGTGTCGGAGAAGTCATCGACTTCATGGTGCCCATCGCCTCGAACGCCCCTGCCGCCCGGCACCGGCTCACCCGGGTTGCCCGGGTGGTCCGCGGCAGCCTGCCCTTCGAGCTGCTGTGCCGGCCCCGCTTCGACTACGGCCGCGCCTCGCACACGCTCAGCCGCCTCGATGACGGCAGCATCGTCTTCCACGGTCCCGACACCGATCTGCACGTGCAGGCGACCGCGCCGGTTCGACTCCACGCCGACGGCTCGGATGTCTCCGCCCGCTTCACCCTGGACGCCGGTGAGAGCGCCGCGGTGCTCCTCACCGCCGAGACGGGCGAGCGCGGCGGGCAACCGGGCGGGTCGCCGCCGACCACCGAGGAGGTGGCGGCGGCGTTCGACGCATGCCGTGACTTCTGGCTCACCTGGCTGCGGTCCTGCCGCTACAAGGGCCGCTGGCACGAGATGGTCATCCGGTCCGCCATCACCCTCAAGCTGCTCACCTACGCCCCGACCGGTGCCCCGATCGCGGCAGCCACCATGGGTCTGCCCGAGCAGGTCGGAGGCGAGCGCAACTGGGACTACCGCTACACCTGGGTGCGGGACGGCTCCCTGTCGGTGCGTGCGCTCATCGACCTCGGATTCACCGCCGAGGCGAACGCGTTCCGCCGCTGGCTGCGCGAGCGGCTGGAGGCCGACGGCACCGCTACCGGCGAGCTCCTGCAGATCATGTACCGGGTGGACGGCGAGCCGCAGCTGGCCGAGGAGGTCATCGAGCACTTGGAGGGCTATCGGCGCTCCGCCCCGGTCCGGGCCGGCAATGCGGCGGCCGACCAGCTCCAGCTCGACATCTACGGTGAGGCGGCCTACGCCATCGCCCAGTCCGAGGACATCGGGGACGTCCGGGGCTGGCACGTGCTCGCCGAGCTCATCGACTGGCTGTGCGAGCACTGGGACCGCCCGGACGAGGGCATTTGGGAGACCCGCGGGGGCCGCCACAACTTCACCTACAGCCGCCTGATGACCTGGGTCGCCTTCGACCGGGCGATCCGCATGGCCGCCACCCATGCCCGGCCCGCCGACCTCGTTCGCTGGCGCGAAGCCCGCGACGCCGTCTTCCGGCAGATCATCGAGCGGGGCTGGAGCGACAAGCGCGCGGCCTTCGTCCAGCACTACGACACCGACGTGCTCGACGCCTCATTGCTGCTGATGCCCCGCGTCGGGTTCCTGTCCCCGACCGACCGGGACTGGCTCAGCACCCTTGACGCCATGGGCGAGGAACTCGTCAGCGACAGCCTGGTCTACCGCTACGACCCCGCCGCCTCACCCGACGGTCTGCGGGGCTCCGAGGGCACCTTCAGCCTGTGCAGCTTCCTGTACGTCGAGGCCCTGGCCCGCTCAGGGCGCGTCCACCAGGCCCGCTACGCGTTCGACAAGATGCTCACCTACGCCAACCATGTCGGCCTGTTCGCCGAGGAGATCGGCCCCTCTGGTGAGCAACTCGGCAACTTCCCCCAGGCGTTCACCCATCTCGCACTCGTCGCCGCGGCCCTCGCCCTCGACGAGGAACTCGACCGCGCCGAGCGGTCGAGGGCTTAG
- a CDS encoding DUF6980 family protein, whose product MSDRIGARLAGERRADRPGPLSNMVYFDVDRPIDQPEAEAMTRHCCDQMTDQVNWQCDQHDEPFSCPDALVYFAAKYQEYGLIIHDGGASVIGIEFCPWCGGRLPESQRDRWFQELESRGIDPWEDEVPAEFEDERWLAL is encoded by the coding sequence ATGAGCGACCGGATCGGCGCACGGCTGGCGGGGGAGCGGCGGGCCGATCGTCCAGGGCCCCTGTCGAACATGGTCTACTTCGACGTCGACCGCCCGATTGACCAACCGGAAGCCGAGGCCATGACGCGACACTGCTGCGACCAGATGACGGACCAGGTCAACTGGCAGTGCGACCAGCACGACGAGCCGTTCTCCTGTCCCGATGCCCTGGTGTACTTCGCGGCCAAGTACCAGGAGTACGGGCTGATCATCCACGATGGCGGTGCTTCGGTCATCGGGATCGAGTTCTGCCCGTGGTGCGGAGGGCGGCTCCCCGAGTCCCAACGGGACCGGTGGTTCCAGGAGTTGGAGAGCCGCGGCATCGATCCGTGGGAGGACGAGGTGCCCGCCGAGTTCGAGGACGAGCGGTGGCTCGCGCTGTAG
- a CDS encoding TetR/AcrR family transcriptional regulator, whose protein sequence is MPSSPRPPGRPRTGVTTEVFTATLRTVQELGYARATVERIAARAGVAKTTVYRRWPSKGELIVDCLLDAFGPAPLREGAGRAELLATTIRWIAAKISEPGVGDAFAGVFSDAVSDPALREILAARLQEPYRLALLSALDEPSQRVLFFIDVVVGTLLHRMGMTGEPMADADVDALVTMVLRYFAGQPIGSTPS, encoded by the coding sequence ATGCCCTCTTCGCCCCGACCTCCCGGCCGCCCGCGCACCGGCGTCACCACCGAGGTCTTCACCGCCACCCTGCGCACCGTCCAGGAGCTCGGCTACGCCCGTGCCACCGTGGAACGCATCGCCGCCCGGGCCGGCGTGGCGAAGACGACGGTCTACCGCCGCTGGCCGTCGAAGGGCGAGCTGATCGTGGACTGCTTGCTCGACGCGTTCGGGCCGGCGCCCCTCAGAGAGGGCGCCGGCCGAGCCGAGCTGCTGGCCACGACCATCCGCTGGATCGCGGCGAAGATCAGCGAGCCCGGGGTGGGCGACGCGTTCGCCGGCGTGTTCAGCGACGCCGTCAGCGATCCGGCGCTGCGCGAGATCCTGGCCGCGCGACTGCAGGAGCCCTACCGGCTGGCCCTGCTGAGCGCGCTCGACGAGCCCTCGCAGCGGGTCCTCTTCTTCATCGACGTCGTCGTCGGCACCCTGCTCCACCGGATGGGCATGACCGGCGAACCGATGGCCGATGCCGACGTCGACGCCCTGGTCACGATGGTGCTGCGGTACTTCGCCGGGCAGCCAATAGGATCGACACCATCATGA
- a CDS encoding GNAT family N-acetyltransferase yields MNHTDDGPVSLAAPTTTQTIAQAPSRPPELLELSDGFVLRRRTLADADTVNEVIVRDLEHLRPWMAWATTAPTLERSREMTKIGWQLWEDGTDFMYVLGRADQPGSVLGMFGLHRRIGPGAIEIGYWVAREYTGRSLATNGAAALTEAALALPDVERVEIHCDQANAASAAVPRKLGYRLDRVHEEAPTTPAETGKKLIWIKERAAC; encoded by the coding sequence ATGAACCACACTGACGACGGCCCTGTCAGTCTCGCGGCGCCGACCACCACGCAGACCATCGCCCAGGCCCCCTCCCGCCCGCCCGAGCTCCTCGAGCTGTCCGACGGTTTCGTGCTGCGCCGCCGCACCCTGGCGGACGCCGACACGGTCAACGAGGTGATCGTCCGCGACCTGGAGCATCTGCGCCCCTGGATGGCCTGGGCCACCACCGCCCCGACCCTGGAGCGCTCCCGGGAGATGACCAAGATCGGCTGGCAGCTCTGGGAGGACGGCACGGACTTCATGTACGTGCTGGGCCGGGCCGACCAACCCGGCAGCGTGCTGGGCATGTTCGGCCTGCACCGGCGGATCGGGCCGGGCGCGATCGAGATCGGCTACTGGGTGGCCCGCGAGTACACCGGCCGTTCCCTGGCCACCAACGGCGCCGCCGCGCTGACCGAGGCCGCCCTGGCGCTCCCCGACGTCGAGCGGGTGGAGATCCACTGCGACCAGGCGAACGCCGCCAGCGCCGCGGTGCCGCGCAAGCTCGGCTACCGGCTCGACCGGGTGCACGAGGAGGCCCCCACCACCCCGGCCGAGACCGGCAAGAAGCTGATCTGGATCAAGGAGCGGGCCGCCTGCTGA
- a CDS encoding MFS transporter, translating into MTEDAAVSGHRRPAGASAGSRLLAPLALAQFICSFAGSNMNVMIHDISHDLDTSVQGVQVAITLFLLVMAALMIPGGKATDRFGRKRCFVAGLTVYGIGTILSAAAPGLGVLILGNSIFQGVGTALLIPPVYILATLHFPDLTSRARAFGVIMAAGGVGAAAGPLIGGLITSAISWRAAFVFQALIIALIIALSRTIDDPLPPDPTRAFDVRGPSCRPAGWS; encoded by the coding sequence GTGACCGAGGATGCCGCCGTCAGCGGCCACCGCCGTCCAGCGGGAGCGAGTGCCGGCTCGCGGCTGCTGGCGCCGCTCGCGCTGGCGCAGTTCATCTGCAGCTTCGCCGGCTCCAACATGAACGTGATGATCCACGACATCAGCCACGACCTGGACACCAGCGTCCAGGGTGTGCAGGTCGCGATCACCCTGTTCCTGCTCGTCATGGCAGCCCTCATGATCCCGGGCGGCAAGGCCACCGATCGGTTCGGCCGCAAGCGCTGCTTCGTCGCGGGCCTCACCGTCTACGGCATCGGCACCATCCTCAGTGCTGCGGCGCCCGGACTCGGCGTGCTGATCCTCGGCAACTCCATCTTCCAGGGCGTCGGTACGGCCCTGCTCATTCCCCCGGTCTACATCCTCGCCACCCTGCACTTCCCCGATCTGACCTCCCGCGCGCGGGCGTTCGGCGTCATCATGGCCGCCGGCGGGGTCGGCGCGGCCGCGGGTCCGCTGATCGGCGGGCTGATCACTTCCGCGATCAGCTGGCGGGCCGCGTTCGTCTTCCAGGCCCTGATCATCGCGCTGATCATCGCGCTGAGCCGCACCATCGACGACCCGCTGCCGCCGGACCCCACGCGCGCGTTCGACGTCCGCGGGCCGTCCTGTCGGCCGGCGGGCTGGTCCTGA
- a CDS encoding ABC-F family ATP-binding cassette domain-containing protein: MSATLVTKDLAAGHGERTLFSGLDLVVAPGEVIGLVGVNGAGKSTLLRLLAGLDRPEHGSITLSPPTATVGHLPQEPERRPGESVREFLERRTGVAAAQAALDAATEALVAEAPGSDDAYANALDRWLDLGGADLAERAEQVAGSLGLTVSLDQEMTSLSGGQAARAGLASLLLSRYDVFLLDEPTNDLDLDGLERLEAFVKNLRAGTVLISHDREFLARTVTRVLELDLAQQQVNLYGGGYQSYLDERARARRHAREEYEEYADTKASLEARSRMQKSWADKGTRNALKKSPDNDKIRKAASVSSSEKQAAKAKQTQRMIERLEVVEEPRKEWELRMEIAVAPRSGSVVATLRQAVLKRGEFGFGPVDLQIDWADRVAITGANGSGKSTLLAALLGRLALDSGQASLGSGVVVGEVDQARGLFFGPETLMAAFGAAVPELNEADVRTLLAKFGLKAVHVLRPADTLSPGERTRAALALLQARGVNLLVLDEPTNHLDLPAIEQLESALASYTGTLLLVTHDRRMLESVAVNRRISMADGNLTEV, encoded by the coding sequence ATGAGCGCAACTCTCGTCACCAAAGACCTGGCTGCCGGACACGGCGAGCGGACCCTGTTCAGCGGACTCGACCTCGTCGTCGCCCCCGGCGAGGTGATCGGACTGGTCGGCGTGAACGGCGCCGGCAAGTCGACGCTGCTGCGGCTGCTGGCGGGGCTGGACCGGCCGGAGCACGGGAGCATCACGCTCAGCCCGCCGACCGCCACCGTGGGCCACCTGCCGCAGGAGCCCGAGCGGCGCCCCGGCGAGTCGGTGCGGGAGTTCCTGGAGCGGCGCACCGGGGTGGCCGCCGCCCAGGCGGCGCTGGACGCGGCCACCGAGGCGCTGGTGGCCGAGGCGCCCGGGTCCGACGACGCCTACGCCAACGCCCTGGACCGCTGGCTGGACCTGGGCGGCGCGGACCTCGCGGAGCGGGCCGAGCAGGTGGCCGGTTCGCTCGGCCTGACCGTCAGCCTGGACCAGGAGATGACCTCGCTCTCCGGTGGCCAGGCGGCCCGCGCGGGGCTGGCCTCGCTGCTGCTCTCCCGCTACGACGTCTTCCTGCTGGACGAGCCGACCAACGACCTGGACCTGGACGGTCTGGAGCGGCTTGAGGCGTTCGTCAAGAACCTGCGCGCCGGCACCGTGCTGATCAGCCACGACCGCGAGTTCCTGGCCCGCACCGTGACCCGGGTGCTGGAGCTCGACCTGGCCCAGCAGCAGGTCAACCTCTACGGCGGCGGCTACCAGTCGTACCTGGACGAGCGCGCCCGGGCCCGCCGGCACGCCCGCGAGGAGTACGAGGAGTACGCGGACACCAAGGCCTCGCTGGAGGCCCGGTCCCGGATGCAGAAGTCTTGGGCGGACAAGGGCACGCGCAACGCACTCAAGAAGAGCCCGGACAACGACAAGATCCGCAAGGCCGCCTCGGTCTCCTCCTCCGAGAAGCAGGCCGCCAAGGCCAAGCAGACCCAGCGGATGATCGAGCGCCTGGAGGTGGTCGAGGAGCCGCGCAAGGAGTGGGAGCTGCGGATGGAGATCGCCGTCGCCCCGCGCTCCGGCTCGGTGGTGGCGACGCTGCGCCAAGCCGTCCTGAAGCGCGGCGAGTTCGGCTTCGGGCCGGTGGACCTGCAGATCGACTGGGCGGACCGGGTGGCGATCACCGGGGCCAACGGCTCCGGCAAGTCCACTCTGCTGGCAGCGCTGTTGGGCCGGCTGGCGCTGGACTCCGGCCAGGCGTCGCTGGGTTCGGGCGTCGTGGTCGGCGAGGTGGACCAGGCGCGCGGGCTGTTCTTCGGCCCGGAGACCCTGATGGCCGCTTTCGGGGCCGCCGTGCCGGAGCTGAACGAGGCCGATGTCCGCACCCTGCTGGCCAAGTTCGGCCTCAAGGCGGTGCATGTCCTGCGCCCGGCCGACACCCTCTCCCCCGGCGAGCGCACCCGGGCCGCGCTGGCGCTGCTGCAGGCGCGCGGGGTGAACCTGCTGGTGCTGGACGAGCCGACCAACCACCTCGACCTGCCGGCCATCGAGCAGTTGGAGTCGGCGCTCGCCTCCTACACCGGCACCCTGCTGCTGGTCACCCATGACCGCCGGATGCTGGAGTCGGTCGCGGTGAACCGCCGGATCTCCATGGCGGACGGGAACTTGACGGAGGTTTAG
- a CDS encoding alpha/beta hydrolase has product MSQAIAAQQDWATMTDEELAAYREDENRRRAAPQAQAITGVPDPGAAIEWQELALPGRRLPVRVYRPVSLGHGDLPLVLHVHGGGFVGTAVQSDWVNSHLAARLPALVVSVEHRLLAPDTALAAAVDDGWDALEHVVRHAHELGIDPARVAVFGESCGGLITALTAIRARAAGLEVRAQVLVNPAVDVTATMLDHPSITEHAVSPTLTLPQLRLMQRLAVPAGSDPRTLSPLYADDLSGLAPALVVVPTHDPLADHGRRYAERLREAGTSVRLTEYPGAGHAFLSMPGVVGQVAEAARAEVTEFLRM; this is encoded by the coding sequence ATGAGCCAGGCGATAGCGGCACAGCAGGACTGGGCGACGATGACGGACGAGGAACTGGCCGCCTACCGGGAGGATGAGAACCGCAGGCGCGCGGCGCCCCAGGCGCAGGCGATCACCGGGGTGCCGGATCCAGGTGCGGCGATCGAGTGGCAGGAGCTGGCGCTGCCGGGGCGCCGCCTGCCGGTGCGGGTCTACCGGCCGGTGTCGCTCGGGCACGGCGACCTGCCCCTGGTGCTCCATGTGCACGGCGGCGGGTTCGTGGGCACGGCGGTGCAGAGCGACTGGGTCAACAGCCACCTCGCCGCCCGACTGCCCGCGCTCGTCGTCTCGGTGGAGCACCGCCTGCTCGCCCCGGACACCGCACTGGCGGCCGCGGTCGACGACGGCTGGGACGCGCTTGAGCATGTGGTGCGCCACGCCCACGAGTTGGGCATCGACCCGGCGCGCGTCGCCGTCTTCGGCGAGAGCTGCGGCGGCCTGATCACCGCCCTGACCGCCATCCGGGCCCGCGCGGCCGGCCTCGAGGTGCGGGCACAGGTCCTGGTCAACCCCGCCGTCGATGTCACCGCGACGATGCTCGACCACCCCTCGATCACCGAGCACGCGGTCAGCCCGACCCTCACCCTGCCCCAACTGCGCCTGATGCAGCGGCTCGCCGTCCCGGCGGGAAGCGACCCGCGCACCCTGTCACCGCTGTACGCCGACGACTTGAGCGGCCTCGCCCCGGCGCTGGTCGTGGTGCCGACCCACGACCCGCTCGCCGACCACGGCCGCCGCTACGCGGAACGCCTGCGCGAGGCCGGGACGTCGGTGCGGCTCACCGAGTACCCCGGCGCCGGGCACGCGTTCCTCAGCATGCCGGGCGTGGTGGGCCAGGTCGCCGAGGCCGCACGGGCGGAGGTCACCGAGTTCCTCCGCATGTAG
- a CDS encoding nitroreductase family protein, translated as MTTSHPTVPLAPMHVPADQAEARARSFHDVMARRRTVRDYSPRPLPDGVLEWAIRTAATAPSGAHVQPWRFVVVTDPERKRRLRKAAEAEEREFYDRRASEEWLAALAPIGTDWHKPFLEDAPAVVVVFEVHKGPDTPRPYYTKESVGIAVGLLLATLHQAGLATLTHTPSPMRFLNEICERPPEERAAYVIPVGYPADGARVPDLHRKELDEVLVRL; from the coding sequence ATGACGACGTCCCACCCCACCGTCCCGCTCGCCCCGATGCACGTGCCGGCCGACCAGGCCGAGGCGCGCGCCCGGAGCTTCCACGACGTCATGGCCCGGCGGCGGACCGTTCGCGACTACTCGCCGCGCCCGCTGCCGGACGGGGTGCTGGAGTGGGCGATCCGTACGGCGGCGACGGCGCCCAGCGGTGCGCACGTCCAGCCGTGGCGGTTCGTCGTCGTCACCGACCCGGAGCGCAAGCGGCGGCTGCGGAAGGCGGCGGAGGCCGAGGAGCGCGAGTTCTACGACCGCCGCGCCTCCGAGGAGTGGCTGGCCGCGCTCGCCCCGATCGGCACCGACTGGCACAAGCCGTTCCTGGAGGACGCGCCGGCCGTGGTCGTGGTGTTCGAGGTGCACAAGGGCCCCGACACGCCGCGCCCGTACTACACCAAGGAGTCGGTCGGCATCGCGGTCGGCCTGCTGCTGGCCACCCTGCACCAGGCCGGCCTGGCGACCCTCACCCACACGCCGAGCCCCATGCGGTTCCTCAACGAGATCTGCGAGCGCCCGCCCGAGGAGCGCGCCGCCTATGTGATCCCGGTCGGCTACCCGGCCGACGGCGCCCGGGTGCCGGACCTGCACCGCAAGGAGCTGGACGAGGTGCTGGTCCGGCTGTGA
- a CDS encoding MFS transporter — MGILAADNNLWLTLGLIAGGVLVLAWFMHWIRSEERAGAEPLLSTDLFRNRTANLGLVTQNAQWLLLMGTSFTVATYLQVVRGYNAIQTGVIFTAATLGLLASSLAAERLAKRLPQRTLITAGFALAVVGIGVLIGLVAGSPSPWAFAPGLLLIGLGLGVMLTPSVNVVQSAFPEEQQGEISGLSRSISNLGSTFGTAIAGTILVANLGKHAYAAAMAVLAVAALIGLATATRLPRTTPTAHDPADTPPPRPRA; from the coding sequence ATGGGCATCCTCGCCGCGGACAACAACCTGTGGCTGACGCTCGGCCTGATCGCCGGCGGCGTCCTCGTGCTGGCCTGGTTCATGCACTGGATCCGCAGTGAGGAGCGCGCCGGAGCGGAACCGCTGCTGTCCACCGACCTCTTCCGCAACCGCACCGCCAACCTCGGCCTGGTCACCCAGAACGCCCAGTGGCTGCTGCTCATGGGCACCTCGTTCACCGTCGCCACCTACCTGCAGGTGGTGCGGGGCTACAACGCCATCCAGACCGGCGTCATCTTCACCGCCGCCACCCTCGGGCTGCTCGCCTCCTCACTCGCCGCGGAACGCCTCGCCAAGCGCCTGCCGCAACGGACCCTGATCACGGCCGGGTTCGCGCTCGCCGTCGTCGGCATCGGGGTCCTGATCGGGTTGGTCGCCGGCTCGCCCAGCCCCTGGGCGTTCGCCCCCGGCCTGCTGCTGATCGGCCTCGGCCTGGGGGTGATGCTCACCCCGTCCGTGAACGTGGTCCAGTCCGCCTTCCCCGAGGAGCAGCAGGGCGAGATCTCCGGTCTCTCCCGGAGCATCTCCAACCTCGGCTCGACCTTCGGCACCGCCATCGCCGGCACCATCCTCGTCGCCAACCTCGGCAAGCACGCCTACGCCGCCGCCATGGCCGTTCTCGCCGTCGCAGCCCTCATCGGCCTCGCCACCGCCACCCGGCTCCCGCGCACCACCCCGACCGCGCACGACCCGGCCGACACCCCGCCGCCCCGACCACGGGCATGA